The following are encoded together in the Bactrocera neohumeralis isolate Rockhampton chromosome 6, APGP_CSIRO_Bneo_wtdbg2-racon-allhic-juicebox.fasta_v2, whole genome shotgun sequence genome:
- the LOC126763046 gene encoding DIS3-like exonuclease 2, which translates to MDKDCVEEVETQKENDENIRVDEKCDHNFEGIIANNDVGKEQKDTVIITTSLGKLNDECSNKCKEEEAPIMPHVKCDNIPLSCDSENTNTVSSSSKTVKKQGLSKKIATLQEKTKNLRDKLGIHRNKLQQQAMAVSNISEVSQINDTLAEQAMKSLQANITNSLNNSIATISVNENRKLKTAQVQARYSSRKQLQEKVGDLQEQVDGLHELLNQLTIKNPQLKERVLTLAHRNPKLRQIKLFTASEIAASTSRNAQQLLTAKQRKESEVSNASTTTSQKDTNSINDNASVQKASRKRSQRKRKNKLTKDSKNQKSEIESLSKYLNNIVSEYFGPEQKEKAEELEFKGTFDDLESYAQTLVQAGIGRIVEEEIRINRKNNRQSFITMSTDREGTERDGIILLPVARRYAFEGDIVRAFVMNMGVGATPTSSPADTVAKEVRKTEVEGASVTGGKETSISLADDEDPFEDTESPDSENDTEMDASAITVPDNCPKSFVISIVKQTPLREIVGTISFKNSMKLNDEISYYKLKPHDMRVPMVYIPESTCSSHITTENRDDVCGLLYLVRVIETDINGHCIGELLQPVGKVGNVEAELKAILLHNGLKNIKPFEQHFNDLYAQPDPPISAADLRFREDWREKCVFTIDPLTARDLDDAVSVESLDDDIYEIGVHISDVAHYLQENSELDNIVKERATSIYLVNEVIHMLPKTLCFKCSLLPGEDKFAFSVFWRINKHGEIIGQPRFTRTIINSCVQLAYEHAQKVIDNPNEDFGIDDFPTICNGFTVNDICPRIKILNTVAEILRQKRFDGGALSINNPKIRFNLDPITGEALNYELDSRQEANFLIEEFMLLANQSVARFIYDRFPDISILRNHGPPLSKSMKNLREKLLSLGMEFDCSSSKAVYASMQKLSREAKDPEAMDACLSALLTKPMARAKYFCSEGKSEEADLWHYALSIPIYTHFTSPIRRYPDILVHRVLAAALDYCPPPKRSPDELHMLAKICNDQKYNAKNAGDESINLFFKRYIKEKQSITMRAVVTEIFQHLLNVVTIETGHSISINFKMQKVLVDTSNAPAYVLIAERNSKTPPVKLQLFSTIDVKLVIWDDKVCGFFVSPDPKQRQINSIELSKKKQQQSTSGANNSTSENSVVRKQRNTSQRSQQELDENQSQQQQQQRTISANAKSKPKQNNNNTKKNDKRV; encoded by the exons atggataagGATTGTGTAGAAGAGGTGGAAACACAGAAGGAAAACGACGAAAATATTAGAGTAGATGAGAAGTGCGACCATAACTTTGAAGGTATCATTGCAAATAATGACGTTGGCAAAGAGCAAAAAGATACAGTAATTATCACAACCTCACTTGGAAAGTTAAACGATGAATGTTCAAATAAATGCAAGGAGGAAGAGGCCCCAATAATGCCACATGTGAAATGCGATAATATACCGCTATCTTGCGATTCTGAGAACACGAATACAGTCAGTTCAAGCagcaaaactgtaaaaaaacaAGGTTTATCTAAAAAAATCGCCACACTtcaggaaaaaacaaaaaaccttcGTGATAAATTGGGGATCCACCGTAATAAATTGCAACAGCAAGCTATGGCTGTTTCAAATATCTCGGAAGTTTCTCAAATTAATGACACGTTAGCAGAACAAGCAATGAAATCATTACAAGCCAACATTACTAACTCACTAAATAACAGTATAGCTACAATTTCTGTAaatgaaaatcgaaaattaaaaactgcCCAAGTACAAGCTCGGTACTCGTCACGCAAGCAATTGCAAGAGAAAGTTGGAGATCTCCAAGAGCAAGTTGACGGCCTGCATGAGTTACTAAATCAATTAACTATTAAAAATCCACAACTTAAGGAACGTGTTCTAACACTTGCACATCGTAATCCTAAGCTTCGGCAAATAAAGCTTTTTACAGCAAGTGAAATAGCTGCGTCTACTAGTAGAAATGCACAACAATTGCTGACTGCCAAACAAAGAAAGGAATCAGAGGTCTCTAATGCCAGTACAACCACATCACAAAAAGATACAAATTCTATAAATGACAACGCTAGCGTACAAAAAGCTAGCCGAAAGCGTAGTCAACGTAAACGCAAAAATAAACTAACCAAAGACTCGAAAAATCAGAAAAGCGAGATAGAAtctttaagcaaatatttgaataatattgtATCCGAATATTTCGGCCCAGAACAAAAGGAAAAGGCGGAAGAGTTGGAATTCAAAGGAACTTTTGATGATTTAGAATCGTATGCTCAAACGTTAGTGCAAGCGGGAATAGGACGTATAGTTGAGGAAGAAATACGAATTAATCGTAAGAATAACCGTCAATCTTTTATTACAATGTCCACGGACCGAGAAGGTACCGAACGTGACGGTATCATATTGTTGCCAGTAGCTAGACGTTATGCCTTTGAAGGAGATATAGTGCGCGCTTTCGTGATGAATATGGGTGTAGGAGCTACGCCAACTTCTTCACCAGCCGACACAGTAGCTAAGGAAGTAAGAAAAACGGAAGTCGAAGGAGCGTCAGTAACTGGTGGCAAAGAAACTTCAATTTCTTTAG CTGATGACGAGGATCCGTTCGAAGATACAGAATCACCTGATTCAGAAAACGATACTGAAATGGATGCTTCCGCCATTACTGTACCAGATAATTGCCCGAAATCGTTTGTGATATCTATAGTAAAACAAACGCCATTACGTGAAATTGTTGGaactatttctttcaaaaattccaTGAAATTGAATGATGAGATAAGTTATTACAAACTAAAACCACACGACATGCGTGTACCAATGGTTTACATTCCAGAAAGCACATGCTCTTCGCACATAACAACAGAAAATCGAGATGATGTCTGTGGTTTGCTTTATTTAGTGCGAGTTATTGAAACGGACATTAATGGACATTGCATTGGTGAATTGCTACAACCTGTTGGTAAAGTTGGTAATGTAGAAGCTGAATTAAAAGCCATCCTACTACATAATGGATTGAAGAATATAAAACCATTTGAGCAGCATTTCAATGACCTGTATGCGCAGCCAGATCCACCTATAAGTGCAGCTGACTTACGTTTTCGGGAAGATTGGCgagaaaaatgtgttttcacAATTGATCCGCTTACAGCCCGTGATCTGGACGATGCTGTCTCCGTGGAGAGTTTGGACGACGACATATATGAAATTGGTGTTCATATCTCCGATGTAGCTCATTACCTACAAGAAAACAGTGAGTTGGATAATATCGTCAAAGAACGTGCCACATCAATATATTTGGTAAACGAAGTTATTCACATGCTGCCTAAAACATTGTGCTTTAAGTGCTCACTACTGCCAGGTGAAGATAAATTTGCGTTTTCCGTTTTTTGGCGTATAAATAAACATGGTGAAATCATTGGTCAACCGCGTTTCACGCGCACAATTATCAATTCATGCGTCCAGCTAGCCTATGAACATGCACAAAAAGTGATCGACAATCCGAATGAAGATTTTGGCATAGACGATTTCCCCACGATTTGCAACGGCTTCACCGTTAATGACATATGCCCacgtataaaaattttaaatacagttGCTGAAATATTACGCCAGAAGCGCTTTGATGGTGGTGCATTATCAATCAATAATCCGAAAATACGCTTCAATTTAGATCCCATAACCGGTGAAGCTTTAAACTATGAGTTGGATAGTCGCCAAGAGGCAAACTTTCTGATTGAAGAATTTATGTTGTTGGCGAATCAATCAGTCGCGCGGTTCATATACGATCGATTCCCTGACATATCCATTTTACGTAATCATGGTCCCCCACTTTCGAAATCGATGAAGAACTTGCGTGAAAAATTACTCAGCTTAGGAATGGAGTTCGATTGCTCTAGCTCAAAGGCTGTGTACGCCAGCATGCAGAAACTGTCTCGCGAGGCAAAAGATCCCGAAGCAATGGACGCTTGTTTAAGTGCATTGCTCACGAAACCAATGGCACGCGCTAA GTACTTCTGTAGTGAAGGTAAATCAGAAGAGGCTGACCTATGGCATTATGCTCTTTCCATACCTATTTATACGCATTTCACAAGTCCTATACGAAGATACCCCGATATTCTAGTTCACAG ggTCCTAGCTGCTGCCTTAGACTACTGTCCACCACCCAAACGTAGCCCTGACGAATTGCATATGCTTGCCAAAATTTGTAATGACCAAAAGTACAATGCTAAAAATGCCGGAGACGAATCCATAAATCTTTTCTTTAAACgctatattaaagaaaaacaatcaATTACCATGCGCGCTGTTGTAACAGAAATTTTCCAACACTTGTTGAATGTGGTCACTATTGAAACTGGCCACTCGATcagcattaattttaaaatgcaaaaagtgTTGGTGGACACCTCAAACGCCCCGGCTTATGTGCTCATTGCCGAGCGCAATTCAAAGACTCCACCAGTAAAGCTGCAATTGTTCTCTACCATCGACGTGAAGTTAGTAATTTGGGATGATAAAGTTTGTGGCTTCTTCGTCTCTCCGGATCCTAAGCAACGACAAATCAACAGTATAGAAttgtcaaagaaaaaacaacaacaatccaCTAGTGGTGCAAATAATTCTACGAGTGAAAATAGTGTCGTGCGTAAACAGCGAAATACATCGCAGCGCTCACAGCAAGAATTGGATGAAAATcagtcgcaacaacaacaacaacaacgaacaaTATCGGCAAACGCAAAATCGAAgccaaagcaaaataataacaacacgaAGAAGAATGACAAACGCGTTTAA